A genomic window from Periweissella cryptocerci includes:
- a CDS encoding ABC transporter ATP-binding protein, protein MFKLAKKNLQWWAVILAVAFLIVQVSADLYLPTVTSDIINKGVAQQDIPYIWHTGAKMLLVAFIGVTGAAVNVYFASTQSQKLGKKLRFQLFDKITNLSNREFDSMGNATMITRTTNDVTQIQNVMQTMLRMMIMSPIMLVGAGIMAYTKDHTLTIVFAVALPILAIAVIGIMYFAVPLFKSLQKKTDRINLVFQEGLTGVRVIRAFNQDAYEQNRFDGANADMMKTARRVFIITSFMFPIMTFVLSAVNIAIVWYGAHLIGAQSMEVGNLVAFMTYATQILMSFMQLSMVFVFIPRAQASAVRINEVLALENSVVDPTEPKDKLIVDAPTKLQFDHVDFRYAGAEQLALQDINFTATAGQTVAIIGGTGSGKSTLVNLIPRLYDIEKGEIKLNGQDIRELTQKDLHNDISITQQKAVLFTGTVRSNLQYGKPDATDDEMWHALELAQAGEFIREQGGLDLRVEQNGDNFSGGQRQRLAIARTLIKPAPVYIFDDSFSALDFKTDANLRANLKQDAAMQQAITVLVAQRISTVADADIIMVLEEGRVVGQGTHKELAANNATYQEIIDTQIKKGSDLDA, encoded by the coding sequence ATGTTTAAACTAGCAAAGAAAAATTTGCAGTGGTGGGCGGTCATCTTAGCGGTGGCCTTCCTAATCGTCCAAGTGTCGGCCGATTTATACTTACCAACTGTGACCAGTGACATCATCAATAAAGGTGTCGCGCAACAAGATATTCCCTACATTTGGCACACGGGGGCAAAAATGCTTTTGGTGGCCTTTATTGGGGTGACTGGGGCGGCGGTGAATGTGTATTTTGCTTCTACGCAATCCCAAAAACTAGGGAAGAAATTACGTTTTCAACTATTTGACAAGATTACGAATTTGTCGAACCGCGAGTTTGATTCAATGGGGAACGCCACGATGATTACCCGGACGACAAATGATGTCACCCAAATTCAAAATGTCATGCAAACGATGTTGCGGATGATGATTATGTCACCAATTATGTTAGTCGGCGCTGGGATTATGGCCTACACGAAGGATCACACTTTAACGATTGTGTTCGCCGTGGCACTCCCAATTTTGGCGATTGCGGTGATTGGCATTATGTATTTTGCCGTTCCATTGTTCAAGAGCTTGCAAAAGAAAACCGACCGCATTAACTTGGTCTTCCAAGAAGGTTTGACGGGGGTGCGCGTAATTCGGGCCTTCAATCAAGATGCGTATGAACAAAATCGGTTTGATGGCGCGAACGCTGATATGATGAAAACTGCCCGCCGGGTTTTCATTATTACATCATTTATGTTCCCAATTATGACGTTCGTGTTGTCAGCGGTGAACATTGCGATTGTCTGGTATGGTGCGCACTTGATTGGCGCCCAATCAATGGAAGTTGGTAACTTAGTGGCGTTTATGACATATGCCACTCAAATTCTGATGAGTTTCATGCAACTTTCAATGGTGTTTGTCTTCATTCCCCGGGCGCAAGCTTCAGCCGTGCGGATTAATGAAGTGTTAGCATTGGAAAATTCAGTAGTTGATCCGACTGAACCTAAGGACAAATTAATTGTCGACGCACCCACGAAGTTACAATTTGATCATGTTGATTTTCGCTATGCTGGCGCTGAACAGTTAGCGTTGCAAGATATTAACTTTACCGCTACTGCTGGTCAAACCGTGGCCATCATTGGTGGAACAGGTTCAGGTAAATCAACGTTGGTGAACTTAATTCCCCGCCTTTACGATATTGAAAAGGGTGAAATTAAGCTGAACGGGCAAGATATTCGTGAATTAACGCAAAAAGATTTGCACAACGATATTTCAATTACGCAACAGAAAGCCGTCCTCTTTACTGGGACGGTGCGTTCAAACTTACAATATGGGAAGCCTGACGCAACTGATGATGAAATGTGGCACGCTTTAGAGTTAGCGCAAGCAGGTGAATTTATTCGTGAACAAGGTGGTTTGGATTTACGAGTAGAACAAAACGGGGATAACTTCTCAGGTGGTCAACGTCAACGGTTAGCAATTGCCCGGACGTTGATTAAACCAGCTCCAGTGTATATTTTCGATGATTCATTTTCTGCCTTAGACTTCAAAACTGACGCCAATTTGCGGGCTAATTTGAAACAAGATGCCGCCATGCAACAAGCGATTACAGTACTTGTGGCGCAACGGATTTCAAC
- the arcD gene encoding arginine-ornithine antiporter codes for MDNKNGIGLLPLIAISVSSAIGVGIFTIPSDIAKSAAPGEALIAWGIVGVGILALALAMNNLTLKRPHLTGLFQHAQADFGPFAGFFSGWGYWMCAWLGNVAFATVLMSSLGYFIPMFDGQNIPSIIGASIISWGLTWLVMRGVESAALLNTVVAIAKLIPLFTFIVVGILFFKADVFTANFWHNMVTNTASGHGTILQQLKGCMMIMVWVFVGIEGSVMMGARAKRKSDAGRATVIGMLCLLIIYVLASMLPFGYFDQQQLAAIKQPGMMYIFKAMLGDFGGAFISLGLIISILGAWLSWTMLPAEALELMSREQILPKAFGKANKKGAPSFALIATAVLVQLFLLTLLFTNQAYNFAFSMATVAIVITYVFVGMSQIKVAWQLRHEKGNYWQLIIGIIALAFQLFVLALSGLHYLILCMIAYVPGFYAYYRARRDAGAAGLSNKEKLVAVIVTLLAILAIVLVVMGKISI; via the coding sequence ATGGATAATAAAAACGGAATCGGCTTATTGCCGTTAATCGCGATTTCAGTCAGTTCAGCAATTGGGGTGGGGATTTTTACGATTCCCTCGGATATTGCCAAATCAGCCGCACCAGGTGAAGCCTTGATTGCATGGGGCATCGTGGGTGTCGGAATTTTGGCATTAGCACTGGCAATGAATAATTTAACTTTAAAACGGCCACATTTAACCGGCTTGTTTCAACATGCGCAAGCTGATTTTGGTCCATTTGCCGGGTTCTTTAGTGGTTGGGGCTACTGGATGTGTGCGTGGTTAGGTAATGTGGCGTTTGCAACGGTCTTGATGAGTTCGCTCGGGTATTTTATCCCCATGTTCGATGGCCAAAACATTCCGTCAATTATTGGTGCATCAATCATTTCATGGGGCTTAACATGGTTGGTTATGCGCGGGGTTGAAAGCGCCGCACTGCTGAATACCGTGGTGGCGATTGCCAAATTGATTCCACTGTTCACATTTATCGTGGTCGGCATTCTATTTTTCAAGGCCGATGTTTTCACAGCGAATTTCTGGCACAACATGGTTACAAATACCGCTAGTGGTCATGGAACAATTCTGCAACAGCTCAAGGGTTGTATGATGATTATGGTCTGGGTCTTCGTAGGGATTGAAGGTTCTGTCATGATGGGCGCACGGGCCAAACGCAAAAGTGACGCTGGTCGGGCGACTGTGATTGGGATGCTTTGCCTACTAATCATCTACGTTTTGGCCTCAATGTTGCCATTCGGTTATTTTGATCAACAGCAATTGGCAGCGATTAAACAACCGGGCATGATGTACATTTTTAAAGCAATGCTTGGTGACTTTGGCGGAGCCTTCATTAGCCTCGGCTTGATTATTTCAATTCTGGGGGCATGGTTGTCATGGACGATGCTGCCAGCCGAAGCGCTTGAATTAATGAGTCGCGAACAAATTTTGCCAAAGGCCTTTGGTAAAGCTAATAAAAAGGGCGCCCCAAGTTTTGCCTTGATTGCAACCGCAGTATTGGTGCAATTGTTCCTATTAACGTTGCTATTCACGAATCAAGCTTATAACTTCGCATTTTCAATGGCGACAGTTGCGATTGTTATTACGTACGTGTTCGTCGGCATGAGCCAAATCAAAGTCGCATGGCAGCTCCGTCATGAAAAAGGCAATTACTGGCAATTAATCATTGGAATTATTGCCCTTGCATTCCAACTATTTGTGTTGGCGCTGTCAGGGTTACATTACTTAATCTTATGTATGATTGCTTACGTACCAGGCTTCTACGCCTACTACCGCGCCCGTCGTGATGCCGGTGCTGCAGGCTTAAGTAACAAAGAAAAACTTGTCGCCGTAATTGTGACACTCCTCGCGATATTGGCAATTGTCCTTGTCGTGATGGGAAAGATTTCGATTTAA
- a CDS encoding transposase codes for MKNYNMNQIMLDIPTAYEPDKTHVAHYINELVEDMDVTIVYTTGRPLEYDPRLMMKLVLFAYTRSGRRIAEFAQENIIAMWLTQEAQPSYRTINRFRVSDLSEAMIMLIRELLWIWCWNNDLTFATRKSG; via the coding sequence ATGAAAAATTATAACATGAACCAAATCATGTTGGATATTCCAACGGCTTATGAACCTGATAAAACTCATGTAGCACACTACATTAACGAACTAGTTGAGGACATGGACGTAACCATCGTCTATACTACTGGTCGACCACTTGAGTATGATCCACGATTAATGATGAAACTAGTTTTATTCGCATATACCCGTAGCGGTCGGCGGATTGCCGAGTTCGCCCAAGAAAACATTATTGCGATGTGGCTGACTCAAGAAGCACAGCCATCATATCGCACAATTAATCGTTTCCGAGTGTCAGACTTGTCAGAAGCCATGATTATGTTAATTCGCGAGTTGCTTTGGATTTGGTGTTGGAACAATGACCTAACCTTCGCCACACGAAAATCTGGATAG
- a CDS encoding sulfatase-like hydrolase/transferase, with the protein MQKRKSAFGLNLLIIIAAVFVVIYTLMIEQPSFATFTQRLAKQTVYAKRFFVGWNLFDLSLVMVNVIPLAIGYKMVAVKNKVTVAIRQALIILFYAVMSFIAMAVIAPHETRHLANLASAVAPIGHGTYWLAGGLVLAIAVAPFVDQTMAKMSNARLDAFALGLFGITTLEATFFKAPILNLGDGQNVLWIGTLFVLGMYLKHRQLATKMKPIQLITTVIVSLVSVFGLLIAQLQMPHTPIEAAMRFSSLTSLPIVLSAMALVLLATKVSVKNQLINRLGAIIALSTFDMYVLFQTPFMQHVFVDKIIRRANVGKFGSAITGTLHYTKAAVAIVAVLAVIGLVRFGLTHFTRLQTFTAKFTAERIAQTVKRFFAWIVAHKVQLQQIGLAFAVMSVLVIFLDYTQLKLDLPYALKITFRFPHNYWINMTIMSIMFALLLAVFNRFWYALTTLTVVMLAFGIGSYEMLIMRQEPVLPADLAELGSFSEIAGMVSAKLLVYAGIGIAVLIALAVLVQWRSRITKFFHWRGRLVLLIISLALGFSLFNTNHEMSPSHKFLVAAGYDPKNFDQTVAAKANGPLITFVNNLDVQIMAKPKGYSAATMNKLAQKYTNVANNINKTRTQSDMSKQTVIYILSETLSDPDHLPGVTLNAEAMPYLQKLKTETTSGMMLSSGYGGGTANMEYQAYTSMAMNNFSPTVTTPYVQVIPKMKKVPAFQNLFDYNVNVHPYVASMYNRQNVYKAYGVNKFYHINSKNKLTYTAKVGRNPRISDESAFKEVELRIAQHKGGQLIGLETMQNHRPYGPYYATDSYKVTANNYNMPESEKSQIEDYTEGLHYTDQALKAFIAKLDAIQKPISVVFYGDHLPGIYNSIPMSKYGIQLHETDWFIYSNKYSREHGVKNTKLPNTKIVSPNVFSPLLMKHLDQKVSPFYALMTNVAEQLPAMSTDSGKAANKSSDNGAGEILNQNSEIVPENKLTATQKQTLADYRMIQYDLTTGKQYILKDKSFIRPVTDK; encoded by the coding sequence ATGCAAAAACGTAAATCAGCATTTGGATTAAATTTACTGATTATCATTGCTGCGGTGTTCGTCGTTATTTACACTTTAATGATTGAACAGCCTAGCTTTGCGACTTTTACCCAGCGACTTGCCAAGCAAACGGTTTACGCGAAACGGTTCTTCGTTGGTTGGAATTTATTTGACCTTAGTTTAGTGATGGTCAACGTGATTCCATTGGCGATTGGTTATAAAATGGTGGCCGTTAAAAATAAAGTGACGGTGGCAATTCGCCAAGCACTAATTATTTTATTCTATGCCGTGATGTCGTTCATCGCGATGGCAGTGATTGCGCCCCACGAAACAAGGCATTTGGCTAATTTAGCAAGTGCCGTTGCGCCAATTGGGCACGGCACCTACTGGTTAGCCGGTGGGTTAGTATTAGCAATTGCAGTTGCACCATTTGTCGATCAAACGATGGCCAAGATGAGTAATGCGCGCTTAGATGCGTTTGCGTTAGGCTTGTTTGGTATCACAACGCTTGAAGCGACGTTCTTTAAGGCGCCCATTCTCAATCTTGGTGATGGGCAAAATGTCCTCTGGATTGGCACGTTGTTTGTCTTGGGGATGTACCTTAAGCATCGCCAATTGGCTACTAAAATGAAGCCAATCCAGTTAATCACAACGGTTATTGTGAGCTTAGTGAGTGTCTTTGGCTTACTAATTGCACAATTACAAATGCCACACACCCCAATTGAAGCAGCGATGCGTTTTAGCTCATTGACGAGTTTGCCAATTGTGTTGAGTGCGATGGCACTAGTATTGTTAGCTACAAAGGTGAGTGTGAAGAATCAATTAATTAACCGCCTTGGCGCGATTATTGCGCTAAGCACGTTTGATATGTACGTTTTATTTCAAACACCATTCATGCAACATGTCTTTGTCGACAAAATTATCCGCCGTGCCAATGTTGGTAAGTTTGGTAGTGCTATTACAGGGACTCTCCATTACACTAAGGCAGCTGTGGCGATTGTCGCGGTGCTTGCGGTCATCGGTTTGGTCCGTTTTGGCCTCACACACTTCACGCGTTTACAAACGTTCACCGCTAAATTTACGGCGGAACGAATTGCTCAAACAGTCAAACGTTTCTTTGCATGGATTGTGGCCCACAAGGTGCAACTCCAACAAATCGGTTTGGCATTTGCGGTGATGAGTGTGTTAGTAATCTTCTTGGATTACACGCAGTTGAAACTCGATTTGCCATATGCCCTGAAAATTACATTCCGGTTCCCTCATAACTACTGGATTAACATGACGATTATGAGCATCATGTTTGCACTGTTACTCGCAGTATTCAACCGTTTCTGGTATGCCCTGACGACGTTAACGGTAGTCATGTTAGCGTTTGGGATTGGGAGCTACGAAATGCTCATCATGCGGCAGGAACCAGTTTTACCTGCCGATTTGGCTGAACTTGGCAGTTTCTCTGAAATTGCCGGGATGGTCTCAGCTAAATTATTAGTTTATGCTGGGATTGGGATTGCGGTTTTAATCGCCTTAGCAGTCCTCGTCCAATGGCGTTCACGGATTACTAAATTCTTCCACTGGCGCGGTCGTTTAGTCTTGTTGATTATCAGCTTGGCGCTTGGCTTTTCATTATTCAATACGAATCACGAAATGTCACCATCGCACAAGTTCTTGGTCGCTGCGGGCTATGATCCAAAGAACTTTGACCAAACCGTGGCAGCAAAAGCCAACGGCCCATTGATTACCTTTGTCAATAATTTGGACGTGCAAATAATGGCGAAACCAAAGGGCTACAGCGCGGCAACGATGAACAAGTTAGCCCAAAAGTATACGAACGTCGCTAACAACATCAACAAAACCCGGACACAATCTGACATGAGTAAGCAAACGGTCATTTACATTCTGTCAGAAACGTTGTCAGATCCAGACCACTTACCTGGTGTGACGCTGAATGCCGAAGCCATGCCTTACTTGCAAAAGTTGAAGACGGAAACGACTTCAGGCATGATGCTATCATCTGGATACGGTGGTGGGACGGCCAACATGGAATACCAAGCGTACACCAGTATGGCGATGAATAACTTCTCACCAACTGTGACGACGCCATATGTGCAAGTTATTCCTAAAATGAAAAAAGTGCCAGCGTTCCAAAACTTATTTGATTACAATGTCAACGTCCACCCATATGTGGCGTCAATGTATAACCGGCAAAATGTCTACAAGGCATACGGTGTGAATAAGTTCTACCACATTAATAGTAAAAACAAGCTGACTTACACCGCCAAAGTAGGGCGTAATCCCCGCATTTCCGATGAATCAGCGTTTAAAGAAGTTGAATTACGAATTGCCCAACACAAGGGCGGCCAATTGATTGGTTTGGAAACGATGCAAAACCACCGGCCATATGGTCCTTATTACGCAACGGACTCTTACAAAGTCACGGCAAATAACTACAACATGCCCGAATCCGAAAAATCACAAATTGAAGATTACACGGAAGGCTTGCACTACACCGACCAAGCGTTGAAAGCATTCATTGCTAAGCTTGATGCAATTCAAAAACCAATTTCAGTGGTCTTCTATGGTGACCACTTGCCTGGTATCTACAATTCAATTCCCATGAGTAAGTATGGGATTCAATTGCACGAAACAGACTGGTTTATCTATTCAAACAAGTACAGCCGCGAACACGGTGTCAAGAATACGAAGTTACCTAACACAAAAATCGTTAGTCCAAACGTCTTCTCACCATTGTTAATGAAGCACCTGGATCAAAAGGTTTCACCATTCTACGCCTTGATGACGAATGTCGCTGAACAATTACCAGCAATGTCAACTGATTCAGGGAAAGCCGCCAACAAGAGTAGCGATAACGGTGCCGGCGAAATCCTCAACCAAAACAGTGAAATTGTGCCCGAAAACAAATTGACTGCGACTCAAAAGCAGACCCTTGCTGATTACCGCATGATTCAATACGATTTGACCACTGGGAAGCAATACATTTTGAAGGATAAAAGTTTTATTCGTCCGGTAACGGATAAATAG
- a CDS encoding MetQ/NlpA family ABC transporter substrate-binding protein encodes MKKAYIRFAVIAFALALILAGCGKAKSTSSNITIGSMGSDTDVWRYIAQSKEAKDAGLKITVKDLTNVTSLNPATVSGNIDVNAFQTVDYLNAYNKAAKQNLVPIATTYLEPLGIFSHKYKSLADVKDGATVGIVNDPANEARDLQLLAQSGLIKLAPSFKAGTGSIKDIAANPKHLKFKEIDYSMGPRVLDSLDLVFINNTTALEAGLNVLKDSVYREQINATTKGSINLLVTTKAKAKQADIKKLGKLYHSAFVQKYIKDKFQGTKVDVNKPLSYVEK; translated from the coding sequence ATGAAGAAAGCTTATATTCGTTTTGCCGTGATTGCATTTGCCCTAGCCTTGATTTTGGCGGGCTGTGGTAAAGCTAAATCAACCAGTTCTAATATTACGATTGGCTCGATGGGATCTGATACTGATGTTTGGCGCTACATTGCCCAATCAAAAGAAGCCAAAGACGCCGGCTTAAAAATTACTGTCAAAGATTTGACCAACGTAACCAGCCTCAATCCCGCAACCGTTTCCGGTAACATCGATGTCAACGCCTTCCAAACGGTGGATTACTTGAACGCCTACAACAAGGCAGCCAAGCAAAACTTAGTACCAATTGCGACCACCTACCTCGAACCACTTGGGATTTTCTCGCACAAGTACAAATCCCTCGCTGATGTCAAAGACGGTGCCACAGTTGGTATAGTCAATGATCCAGCCAACGAAGCCCGTGACCTCCAATTGTTAGCTCAATCTGGTCTGATTAAACTTGCCCCTTCATTTAAGGCTGGGACCGGCTCAATCAAGGACATCGCCGCAAATCCTAAGCATTTGAAATTCAAGGAAATCGACTACTCAATGGGTCCCCGCGTCCTTGATTCTTTGGACTTAGTTTTCATCAACAACACGACCGCCTTGGAAGCTGGCTTGAACGTATTGAAAGATTCCGTTTACCGCGAGCAAATCAATGCCACCACAAAAGGCTCAATCAACTTACTCGTGACCACCAAGGCCAAAGCTAAGCAAGCTGATATTAAGAAACTCGGCAAGCTGTACCACTCAGCCTTCGTGCAAAAATACATCAAAGACAAGTTCCAAGGTACCAAAGTTGATGTTAATAAGCCATTGTCATACGTGGAAAAGTAA
- the pnuC gene encoding nicotinamide riboside transporter PnuC, translating into MTNETTMPWYQHLTADWRDWPRASYFLMGFTIVFEIFLFATGHATIFSMIGAILGVATVNLITARKWLNGLTGLVSAIFIIVPGIIQSNYSDAFMQFVYIVVLDLPVIFSNSWLKNAEVKHFGKNVKLWLKWILLTIVVAVILASIESITKNPFGSGAWFLHSMRPWIDGPAAAIGIIGAVLSVKRYSDQYYWWTIQGLASMTLWINTAMTGHGSDWALAVSYTIYFLNDIIAFASSEWFHAKKH; encoded by the coding sequence ATGACTAACGAAACAACGATGCCGTGGTATCAACACTTAACTGCCGATTGGCGGGACTGGCCACGCGCATCATACTTCTTGATGGGCTTCACGATTGTTTTTGAGATTTTCTTATTTGCCACCGGGCACGCCACGATTTTCTCAATGATTGGGGCAATCCTGGGGGTCGCGACGGTTAACTTAATCACCGCCCGCAAATGGTTGAACGGCTTAACCGGTTTAGTTTCAGCAATTTTTATTATCGTACCAGGGATTATCCAATCAAATTATTCCGATGCGTTTATGCAATTTGTGTATATTGTTGTCTTAGATTTACCCGTAATTTTTTCAAATAGCTGGCTGAAAAATGCGGAAGTTAAGCATTTTGGTAAAAATGTCAAACTCTGGCTAAAATGGATTCTGCTGACAATTGTCGTCGCTGTAATTTTGGCTTCAATTGAAAGCATCACGAAAAATCCATTTGGTAGCGGCGCCTGGTTCTTGCACTCAATGCGTCCTTGGATTGATGGTCCCGCGGCTGCAATTGGCATTATCGGCGCCGTACTTTCCGTGAAACGGTATTCAGATCAATACTACTGGTGGACAATACAAGGCTTAGCGTCAATGACGCTGTGGATTAACACGGCAATGACTGGCCATGGCTCCGATTGGGCACTAGCCGTGTCATACACAATTTACTTCCTGAATGATATTATCGCCTTTGCTTCATCAGAATGGTTCCATGCGAAGAAGCACTAA